A single Paraburkholderia sp. FT54 DNA region contains:
- a CDS encoding FUSC family protein — MLNRKSNPSSSSQRWSNWLYAIASAIYRKRPVWMVSFSTSEASLSEGLRAACASTAMLALGNLLHEPAFAWAAIGAFWTCLADAAGSNRARFASMMGFAVLSTLCGGLTAFASGTGAVFAALAVLAFTTLGAFGRIWGAATSQVTILAATACVVMVDRPMHDVRQGMAFLGIYLVGCLFAVVLSLTVWRIHPFATSRSTLRAVYLRLADIAVDSARLLERRAVRGEWATHAAKFRADTRAALERSRKVLARVPASRTGGRETYDTLLGLLTDSEALFAYLIAVSGACERVPDDAWRAKRAARLLTVIGDVLRGIGAATNDAQWARLADLQLRLRRFARRLESALMEPVTLKSDFELVDFTPLYAQPEGWRDSATRFFARTWSTLKANLSLESVGLRHAARVGVTTTTGFLVIHALGLPFGYWATMATLLILQPSIAATWPRSIERAAGSIVGGVLAAGIGYAIHSPLGISLAVFPLVMATMALRPVSYSLFVLFLTPTFVLVADFATPGASEFAYALTRLGNNVLGCVLALLATFYLWPTREKIDYRAYLGEAVRANLAYLRAALESPRRSEKDMERLRRAAGLGSNNAEEAIGRIRLEKLEDTMVDTVTLTVLSLLRRMAGTATQLRLSTNRRDMHDELGAWVATVSTDIDAALTRTLRPVRLALPARDGLTSLEADAVGELALMHRLLNERMREARG, encoded by the coding sequence ATGCTGAATCGCAAGTCCAACCCGTCGTCTTCGTCGCAACGCTGGTCGAACTGGCTGTACGCCATCGCCAGCGCGATCTACCGCAAGCGGCCGGTATGGATGGTGTCGTTTTCGACGAGTGAGGCCAGTCTGTCGGAAGGCTTGAGGGCGGCCTGTGCGTCGACGGCCATGCTCGCGCTCGGCAATCTGTTGCACGAACCGGCCTTCGCGTGGGCCGCGATTGGCGCCTTCTGGACCTGCCTCGCCGACGCGGCCGGTTCCAACCGCGCCCGCTTTGCGTCGATGATGGGCTTCGCGGTGCTGTCCACGCTGTGCGGCGGGTTGACGGCGTTCGCCTCCGGAACCGGCGCCGTATTCGCCGCGCTCGCGGTGCTGGCCTTCACGACGCTCGGCGCGTTCGGTCGGATCTGGGGCGCGGCCACGTCACAGGTGACGATTCTCGCGGCGACCGCGTGCGTCGTGATGGTCGACCGGCCGATGCACGATGTTCGGCAAGGCATGGCGTTTCTCGGCATTTACCTGGTCGGCTGCCTGTTTGCCGTGGTGCTGAGTCTGACGGTCTGGCGCATTCATCCGTTCGCCACGAGCCGCTCGACGCTGCGCGCCGTGTACCTGCGTCTCGCCGATATTGCGGTGGACAGCGCACGGTTGCTCGAGCGGCGCGCGGTACGCGGCGAGTGGGCCACGCATGCCGCAAAATTTCGCGCCGATACCCGAGCCGCGCTCGAACGTTCGCGCAAGGTGCTGGCGCGCGTGCCCGCGTCGAGAACCGGCGGCCGCGAAACCTACGACACATTGCTCGGCTTGCTGACCGACAGCGAAGCGTTGTTCGCTTATCTGATCGCCGTCTCCGGCGCATGTGAAAGAGTCCCCGATGACGCATGGCGCGCGAAACGCGCGGCCCGGCTGCTGACGGTCATCGGCGACGTGCTGCGTGGCATCGGCGCAGCCACCAACGACGCGCAATGGGCACGTCTCGCCGACTTGCAATTGCGCTTGCGGCGCTTTGCACGGCGGCTCGAATCCGCCTTGATGGAGCCCGTGACACTGAAGTCCGACTTCGAACTGGTCGACTTCACGCCGCTGTATGCGCAGCCCGAAGGCTGGCGGGACAGCGCCACACGCTTCTTCGCGCGAACCTGGTCCACGCTCAAGGCCAACCTGTCGCTCGAGTCCGTTGGGTTGCGGCATGCGGCCCGCGTCGGCGTGACCACCACCACGGGCTTTCTCGTGATCCACGCGCTCGGCTTGCCGTTCGGCTATTGGGCCACCATGGCGACGCTGCTGATCCTGCAACCGTCGATTGCCGCGACCTGGCCGCGCAGTATCGAGCGGGCGGCGGGCAGCATTGTCGGCGGCGTGCTGGCGGCGGGTATCGGTTACGCGATCCATTCGCCGCTCGGCATTTCGCTTGCGGTGTTTCCGCTGGTGATGGCGACCATGGCGCTGCGTCCCGTCAGCTACAGCCTGTTCGTGCTGTTCCTCACGCCGACCTTCGTGCTGGTCGCCGACTTCGCGACGCCGGGCGCGAGCGAATTCGCCTATGCGCTCACGCGGCTCGGCAACAACGTGCTCGGCTGCGTATTGGCGCTGCTGGCCACGTTCTATCTCTGGCCGACGCGCGAAAAGATCGACTATCGCGCGTATCTGGGCGAGGCGGTGCGCGCCAATCTCGCCTATCTGAGAGCCGCGCTGGAGTCGCCTCGCCGCAGCGAGAAGGACATGGAGCGCTTGCGCCGGGCCGCGGGCCTGGGCAGCAATAACGCGGAGGAGGCCATCGGCCGGATTCGCCTCGAAAAGCTCGAGGACACGATGGTCGACACCGTGACGCTCACCGTGCTGAGCCTGTTGCGAAGAATGGCCGGCACCGCGACGCAACTGCGCCTGAGTACGAACCGGCGTGACATGCACGATGAACTCGGCGCGTGGGTCGCGACGGTAAGCACGGATATCGACGCCGCGTTGACTCGAACCTTGAGGCCGGTGCGTCTTGCGCTTCCCGCGCGAGACGGGCTGACCTCACTGGAAGCCGATGCGGTGGGCGAGCTGGCGCTGATGCATCGGTTGCTCAATGAGCGGATGCGCGAGGCGAGGGGATAG
- the ppa gene encoding inorganic diphosphatase — protein MSFNHVPAGKDLPQDFNVIIEIPAQSDPVKYEADKETGLLHVDRFISTGMRYPANYGYIPQTLSGDGDPVDVLVITPFPLLAGSVVRARALGMLQMTDESGVDAKLVAVAHDKVCPMTADLKSIDDVPAYLKDQIKHFFEQYKALEKGKWVKVDGWAGIEAAHKEITEGVANYKK, from the coding sequence ATGAGCTTCAATCACGTCCCCGCAGGCAAAGACCTTCCGCAAGATTTCAATGTCATCATCGAAATCCCGGCGCAAAGCGATCCGGTGAAGTACGAAGCCGATAAGGAAACGGGCCTGCTCCACGTCGACCGTTTCATCAGCACGGGCATGCGCTATCCGGCGAATTACGGCTACATTCCGCAAACGCTGTCGGGCGACGGCGACCCGGTCGACGTGCTGGTCATCACGCCGTTCCCGCTGCTGGCCGGCTCGGTGGTGCGTGCGCGCGCGCTCGGCATGCTGCAAATGACCGACGAATCCGGCGTGGACGCGAAGCTGGTCGCCGTCGCGCACGACAAGGTCTGCCCGATGACCGCCGACCTGAAGTCGATCGACGACGTCCCGGCGTACCTGAAAGACCAGATCAAGCACTTCTTCGAGCAATACAAGGCGCTCGAGAAGGGCAAGTGGGTGAAGGTCGACGGCTGGGCGGGCATCGAAGCCGCGCACAAGGAAATCACCGAAGGCGTGGCGAACTACAAGAAGTAA
- a CDS encoding aldehyde dehydrogenase family protein yields the protein MEEARHFIGGEWSAGSGGETIAVLDPSDGQPFTQLARGTAADIDAAVHAARRAFEGAWGQASAAERGRVLYRLSMLVAARQEELALLEARDTGKPLKQARADSAALVRYFEFYAGAADKLHGETLPYQTGYTVLTIREPHGVTGHIVPWNYPMQIFGRSVGAALATGNACVVKPAEDACLSVLRVAELAAEAGLPAGALNIVTGYGHEAGAALARHPGIDHISFTGSPETGKLVTQMAAENQVPVTLELGGKSPQIVFSDADLDAALPVLVSAIVQNAGQTCSAGSRVLIDRAIYEPLLDRLSGAFQALRVGPSHADLDCGPLISAKQQRRVWDFLSDAQHDGIAMAAHGEVIPEAPESGFYQAPTLLRDVPASHRLARDEVFGPVLAAMSFSDEDEALALANGTLFGLVAGIWTRDGARQMRLARRLRSGQVFINNYGAGGGVELPFGGVKHSGHGREKGFEALYGFTVLKTIAIKHG from the coding sequence ATGGAAGAAGCTCGACACTTCATCGGCGGCGAGTGGTCCGCCGGCTCAGGCGGCGAAACGATCGCCGTGCTCGATCCCTCGGACGGCCAGCCCTTCACCCAGTTGGCACGCGGCACCGCGGCGGATATCGACGCCGCCGTGCACGCCGCGCGCCGCGCCTTCGAAGGCGCGTGGGGCCAGGCGAGCGCCGCGGAACGTGGCCGCGTGCTGTACCGGCTGTCCATGCTGGTCGCCGCGCGCCAGGAAGAACTCGCCCTGCTCGAAGCGCGCGACACCGGCAAACCGCTCAAGCAGGCGCGCGCCGATTCGGCCGCTCTCGTCCGCTATTTCGAGTTCTACGCCGGCGCGGCGGACAAGCTGCACGGCGAAACGCTGCCTTATCAAACCGGCTACACGGTGCTCACGATCCGCGAGCCGCACGGCGTGACCGGCCATATCGTGCCGTGGAATTACCCCATGCAGATTTTCGGCCGCAGCGTGGGCGCAGCGCTCGCCACCGGCAATGCATGCGTCGTCAAACCGGCCGAGGATGCCTGTCTGTCCGTGCTGCGCGTCGCCGAACTGGCCGCCGAGGCGGGCTTGCCCGCTGGCGCGCTGAATATCGTCACCGGCTATGGGCATGAAGCGGGTGCGGCGCTCGCGCGTCATCCGGGCATCGACCACATTTCGTTCACCGGGTCGCCGGAAACCGGCAAGCTCGTCACGCAGATGGCCGCCGAAAATCAGGTGCCGGTCACGCTGGAACTCGGCGGTAAATCGCCGCAAATCGTTTTCTCCGACGCGGACCTCGACGCGGCGCTGCCCGTGCTGGTGTCGGCAATCGTGCAGAACGCGGGACAAACCTGCTCGGCGGGCAGCCGGGTGCTGATCGATCGGGCCATTTACGAACCCTTGCTCGACCGGCTGAGCGGCGCGTTTCAGGCCTTGCGCGTCGGGCCTTCGCATGCCGACCTCGACTGCGGGCCGCTGATCAGCGCGAAACAGCAGCGGCGCGTGTGGGATTTCCTCTCTGACGCGCAACACGACGGCATCGCCATGGCGGCGCACGGCGAGGTGATTCCCGAAGCGCCGGAAAGCGGCTTCTATCAGGCGCCGACGCTCTTGCGCGACGTGCCCGCCAGCCACCGCCTCGCACGCGACGAAGTGTTCGGCCCCGTGCTCGCCGCCATGTCCTTCAGCGACGAAGACGAAGCGCTCGCGCTTGCCAACGGCACGCTATTCGGCCTGGTCGCCGGCATCTGGACACGTGACGGCGCGCGACAGATGCGGCTCGCCCGCCGTCTGCGCTCCGGCCAGGTATTCATCAACAACTATGGCGCGGGCGGCGGCGTCGAATTGCCGTTCGGCGGCGTCAAGCATTCCGGGCACGGGCGTGAAAAGGGATTCGAGGCGCTTTACGGCTTCACGGTGTTGAAAACCATCGCGATCAAGCACGGTTAG
- a CDS encoding SDR family oxidoreductase, translating into MRLTGKTAIVTGGGSGFGEGIAKTYAREGANVVVNDLNGPAAERVASEIALAGGKAIAVAGNVAQRDDWQKLREAALEDFGSVQIVVNNAGTTHRNKAVLEVTEAEFDRVYAVNVKSIYWSVQEFVPYFREQGGGCFINIASTAGVRPRPGLVWYNSSKGAVIIASKSLAVELGPDRIRVNCVNPVMGETALLSEFMGVEDTPENRRRFLAGIPLGRFSTPQDIANAALYLASDEAEFITGVCLEVDGGRCV; encoded by the coding sequence ATGCGGTTGACAGGTAAAACAGCCATCGTCACGGGTGGCGGCTCGGGTTTCGGCGAAGGCATTGCGAAAACCTACGCGCGCGAAGGCGCGAACGTGGTGGTCAACGATCTGAACGGCCCGGCCGCCGAGCGCGTGGCGAGTGAAATCGCGCTGGCCGGCGGCAAGGCCATCGCAGTGGCAGGCAACGTCGCCCAACGCGACGACTGGCAAAAGCTGCGCGAGGCCGCGCTCGAAGACTTCGGCAGCGTGCAGATCGTCGTCAACAACGCCGGCACCACGCATCGCAACAAGGCCGTGCTGGAAGTCACGGAAGCCGAATTCGACCGCGTCTACGCGGTGAACGTGAAAAGCATCTACTGGAGCGTGCAGGAGTTCGTGCCGTATTTCCGCGAGCAAGGCGGCGGCTGCTTCATCAATATCGCATCCACGGCCGGCGTGCGGCCGCGGCCTGGGCTCGTCTGGTACAACAGCAGCAAAGGCGCGGTGATTATCGCGAGCAAGTCGCTGGCGGTTGAACTCGGTCCGGACCGCATTCGGGTGAACTGTGTGAATCCGGTGATGGGCGAGACGGCGCTGCTGTCCGAGTTCATGGGCGTCGAAGATACGCCGGAGAATCGCCGGCGCTTTCTGGCGGGCATTCCGCTCGGGCGTTTCTCGACACCGCAGGACATTGCCAACGCCGCGCTTTATCTGGCTTCGGACGAGGCCGAGTTCATCACCGGCGTGTGTCTCGAAGTAGACGGCGGGCGCTGCGTGTAG
- a CDS encoding MFS transporter, which yields MASPANPLHHPGAGAPPSTFEEATYRKVTWRLAPLLMLCYVVAYLDRVNVGFAKLQMTSDLGLSDAVYGFGAGIFFVGYFIFEIPSNVILHKVGARVWIARIMVSWGVISMLTMFVTTPTMFYVMRFLLGLAEAGFFPGIILYLTYWYPSHRRGRMTTWFMTAIALSGVIGGPVSGYILKSFNGVNGWHGWQWLFLLEGIPSVVVGIMVFAMLDDRISKAKWLTKEEQQLLERHVSAEEATKHDMPIREVLTSGRVLMLSLTYFSFVMGLYGVSFWLPTIIKATGVTDAFMIGLLSAVPFAAAVVAMVFVSRSADRKRERRWHIALPAFAGAIGLVLSVVWTHNTVLAMASLTLATMGILTTLPLFWSLPTAILAGTGAAAGIAMINSIGNLAGFLSPYAVGWLKQATAANDSGMYMLAAFMVLGGLLAISVPAKMVNK from the coding sequence ATGGCTAGTCCTGCAAATCCGCTTCACCATCCCGGCGCGGGTGCGCCGCCTTCCACCTTTGAAGAGGCGACCTACCGCAAGGTCACCTGGCGGCTCGCGCCGCTGTTGATGCTCTGTTACGTGGTCGCGTATCTGGATCGCGTCAACGTCGGCTTCGCCAAGCTGCAAATGACCAGCGATCTTGGGCTGAGCGATGCGGTGTATGGTTTCGGCGCAGGGATTTTCTTTGTCGGCTATTTCATCTTTGAGATTCCGAGCAATGTGATTTTGCATAAGGTTGGCGCACGCGTGTGGATCGCGCGGATCATGGTGTCGTGGGGCGTGATCTCCATGCTGACCATGTTCGTCACCACGCCGACCATGTTCTATGTGATGCGCTTTCTGCTCGGTCTCGCTGAAGCGGGTTTCTTTCCTGGGATCATTCTTTATCTCACGTACTGGTATCCGTCGCATCGGCGTGGGCGCATGACTACGTGGTTCATGACGGCGATCGCGTTGTCGGGTGTGATCGGCGGGCCGGTGTCGGGTTATATCCTCAAGAGCTTCAACGGCGTGAACGGCTGGCATGGCTGGCAGTGGCTGTTTCTGCTCGAAGGGATTCCGTCGGTGGTTGTCGGGATCATGGTTTTTGCCATGTTGGATGATCGGATTTCGAAGGCGAAATGGCTTACTAAGGAAGAGCAGCAGTTGCTTGAGCGGCATGTTTCTGCGGAGGAAGCGACTAAGCACGATATGCCGATTCGCGAGGTGCTCACGAGTGGGCGGGTGTTGATGCTGAGCCTTACGTACTTCTCGTTTGTGATGGGGCTTTATGGCGTGAGCTTCTGGCTGCCGACCATTATTAAGGCGACTGGGGTGACGGATGCGTTCATGATCGGCTTGCTTTCGGCGGTGCCGTTCGCGGCGGCTGTGGTGGCGATGGTGTTCGTGTCGCGTAGTGCGGACCGGAAGCGGGAGCGGCGCTGGCATATCGCGTTGCCGGCGTTTGCGGGGGCGATTGGGTTGGTGCTCTCCGTCGTGTGGACGCATAACACTGTGCTGGCGATGGCTTCACTGACGCTGGCGACGATGGGTATTCTTACTACCCTGCCGCTGTTTTGGAGTTTGCCTACGGCGATTTTGGCGGGTACGGGTGCGGCTGCCGGGATTGCGATGATTAATTCGATTGGGAATCTGGCGGGGTTTTTGAGTCCCTATGCGGTGGGGTGGTTGAAGCAGGCTACGGCGGCTAATGATTCGGGGATGTATATGTTGGCGGCGTTTATGGTACTTGGGGGTTTGCTGGCTATTAGTGTGCCGGCGAAGATGGTTAATAAGTAA
- a CDS encoding lysozyme inhibitor LprI family protein, protein MMRHIKKSAASVLMVLVPLFFHSTASGKTIYSVEFDYRKAMPSSVYFAGKSHKEVDHLCETGEHASTADIAACSQRDYEIIFAKLRSKIKSLEDGFKKDDAELKAEDDPIASSYFEKGQNAWIEFRDNQCYAETYSLGEASMRYMTFWDCMARITKERLDDLGSVKD, encoded by the coding sequence ATGATGCGACACATTAAAAAATCTGCTGCGTCAGTTTTGATGGTTCTGGTCCCTTTGTTTTTTCATTCCACTGCATCTGGAAAAACGATCTACTCCGTCGAGTTTGATTATAGAAAGGCTATGCCATCGTCGGTGTATTTTGCTGGAAAATCGCACAAAGAGGTTGATCACCTTTGCGAGACGGGTGAGCACGCATCAACCGCTGACATTGCTGCGTGCAGCCAAAGAGACTACGAAATAATTTTTGCGAAACTAAGGTCGAAAATTAAATCATTGGAAGATGGTTTTAAAAAGGATGATGCCGAACTGAAAGCCGAGGACGACCCTATCGCATCGTCATATTTCGAGAAAGGCCAAAACGCATGGATCGAGTTTCGTGACAACCAGTGCTACGCCGAAACGTACTCGTTAGGGGAGGCGTCAATGCGTTATATGACGTTTTGGGATTGCATGGCGCGTATCACTAAAGAAAGGTTAGATGATCTGGGCAGCGTGAAAGACTGA